One Comamonas endophytica DNA window includes the following coding sequences:
- a CDS encoding DNA topoisomerase IV subunit B: protein MAAKPSSSSTSAYSEGSIRVLKGLEPVKQRPGMYTRTDNPLHILQEVLDNAADEALAGYGKKIKFTLHADHSVSVEDDGRGIPYGLHPEENAPVIELVFTRLHAGGKFDKGQGGAYSFSGGLHGVGVSVTNALSTRMEVTSFRDGHSARLVFGAGDVIEPLQVQPLTSGERKRGTTVRVWPDAKYFETAQLPMGELVHLLRSKAVLMPGVTVTLVNEKTREAPQVWQYKGGLRDYLQQNLHGEPAIPMFEGEGFADRHNDSFSEGEGAAWCVAFTEDGAAVRESYVNLIPTTAGGTHESGLRDGLFQAVKNFIELHSLLPKGVKLMPDDVFARASYVLNAKVLDPQFQGQIKERLNSRDAVRLVSGFVRPILELWLNQHVEWGKKLAELAIKAAQSRQKAGQKVEKRKGSGVAVLPGKLTDCESRDIAHNEVFLVEGDSAGGSAKMGRDKETQAVLPLRGKVLNTWEVDRDRLFANNEIHDISVAIGVDPHGPNDSPDLSGLRYGKVCILSDADVDGSHIQVLLLTLFFRHFPKLVEAGHIHVALPPLFRVDVPARGKKPAAKVYALDDNELAAILDKCAKDGVPREKCQVSRFKGLGEMNAEQLWDTTLNPDTRRLLPVQLLNLGFAESEDVITKLMGKGEAAARRELMELHGDAVEVDI from the coding sequence ATGGCAGCAAAACCCTCATCCTCCTCCACGAGCGCGTACTCCGAAGGCTCGATCCGCGTGCTCAAGGGCCTCGAGCCCGTCAAGCAGCGCCCGGGCATGTACACGCGCACCGACAACCCCCTGCACATCCTGCAGGAGGTGCTGGACAACGCCGCCGACGAGGCCCTGGCCGGCTACGGCAAGAAGATCAAGTTCACCCTGCATGCCGACCATTCGGTCAGCGTCGAGGACGATGGCCGCGGCATCCCCTACGGCCTGCATCCCGAGGAGAACGCGCCGGTCATCGAGCTGGTGTTCACGCGCCTGCACGCGGGCGGCAAGTTCGACAAGGGCCAGGGCGGCGCCTACAGCTTCTCCGGCGGCCTGCACGGCGTGGGCGTCTCGGTGACCAATGCGCTCTCGACGCGCATGGAAGTCACCAGCTTTCGCGACGGCCACAGCGCGCGCTTGGTGTTCGGCGCGGGCGACGTGATCGAGCCGCTGCAGGTGCAGCCGCTCACCAGCGGCGAGCGCAAGCGCGGCACCACGGTGCGCGTCTGGCCCGATGCGAAGTATTTCGAGACCGCGCAGCTGCCCATGGGCGAGCTGGTGCACCTGCTGCGCAGCAAGGCGGTGCTGATGCCCGGCGTCACCGTGACCCTGGTCAACGAGAAGACGCGCGAGGCGCCCCAGGTCTGGCAGTACAAGGGCGGCCTGCGCGACTACCTGCAGCAGAACCTGCATGGCGAGCCCGCGATTCCCATGTTCGAGGGCGAGGGCTTTGCCGACCGCCACAACGACAGCTTTTCCGAGGGCGAGGGCGCGGCCTGGTGCGTGGCCTTCACCGAGGACGGCGCGGCAGTGCGCGAGAGCTATGTCAACCTGATTCCCACCACCGCCGGCGGCACCCATGAAAGCGGCCTGCGCGACGGCCTGTTCCAGGCGGTGAAGAACTTCATCGAGCTGCATTCGCTGCTGCCCAAGGGTGTGAAGCTGATGCCCGACGACGTGTTCGCGCGCGCCAGCTATGTGCTCAACGCCAAGGTGCTCGACCCGCAGTTCCAGGGCCAGATCAAGGAGCGGCTGAACTCGCGCGACGCGGTGCGCCTGGTGTCGGGCTTCGTGCGCCCGATCCTCGAGCTGTGGCTCAACCAGCATGTGGAATGGGGCAAGAAGCTCGCCGAGCTGGCGATCAAGGCCGCGCAAAGCCGCCAGAAGGCCGGCCAGAAGGTCGAAAAGCGCAAGGGCTCGGGCGTGGCGGTGTTGCCGGGCAAGCTCACCGACTGCGAGAGCCGCGACATCGCGCACAACGAAGTCTTCCTGGTCGAGGGTGATTCCGCCGGCGGCAGCGCCAAGATGGGTCGCGACAAGGAAACCCAGGCCGTGCTGCCGCTGCGCGGCAAGGTGCTCAACACCTGGGAGGTCGACCGGGACCGGCTGTTCGCCAACAACGAGATCCACGACATCTCGGTGGCGATCGGCGTCGATCCGCACGGCCCGAACGATTCGCCCGACCTGTCCGGCCTGCGCTATGGAAAGGTCTGCATCCTGTCGGATGCCGACGTCGACGGCTCGCACATCCAGGTGCTCTTGCTGACGCTGTTCTTCCGCCACTTCCCCAAGCTGGTCGAGGCCGGGCATATCCACGTGGCGCTGCCGCCGCTGTTCCGCGTCGACGTGCCGGCGCGCGGCAAGAAGCCCGCGGCCAAGGTCTATGCGCTCGACGACAACGAGCTGGCGGCGATCCTCGACAAGTGCGCCAAGGACGGCGTGCCGCGCGAGAAGTGCCAGGTCAGCCGCTTCAAGGGCCTGGGCGAGATGAACGCCGAGCAGCTCTGGGACACCACGCTGAACCCCGACACGCGCCGCCTGCTGCCGGTGCAGCTGCTGAACCTGGGTTTCGCGGAGTCCGAGGACGTCATCACCAAGCTGATGGGCAAGGGCGAGGCCGCGGCCCGCCGCGAGCTCATGGAGCTGCATGGCGATGCCGTGGAAGTCGATATCTGA
- a CDS encoding MFS transporter has translation MMQVLLCGGAIVTLSMGIRHGFGLWLQPITQEMGWTRESFAMAIAIQNIAWGVMGIFVGMVADRFGAFRVLLAGAAAYALGLTGMALSTTPLWFALTAGLLIGAAQAGTTYAVIFGVLGRQIPAERRSWAMGVIAATGSFGQFFMVPVEGALIAQIGWSNALVVLAMLVLMIVPLAFGLREPGFAGSRSAAPRQQSVAQAAAEALRTPSFLLLTAGYFVCGFQVMFIGVHMPSYLKDYGLAPQVASYSLALVGLFNIFGTYLAGNLGQHFPKRYLLAGIYSLRSVVTVAFLLAPLSPWTVYAFSAAMGFLWLSTVPLTNATVAQLFGVQHLSMLGGFVFFSHQVGSFLGVWLGGYLYDRSGSYDIVWYLSIALGIFAALVNLPIREAPVQRQPVAA, from the coding sequence ATGATGCAGGTGCTGTTGTGCGGGGGCGCAATCGTTACCTTGTCCATGGGCATCCGCCATGGCTTCGGCCTGTGGCTGCAACCCATCACGCAGGAGATGGGCTGGACGCGCGAGTCCTTCGCCATGGCCATCGCCATCCAGAACATCGCCTGGGGCGTCATGGGTATCTTCGTCGGCATGGTGGCCGACCGCTTCGGCGCCTTCCGCGTGCTGCTGGCGGGCGCCGCGGCCTATGCGCTGGGCCTGACGGGCATGGCGCTGTCGACCACGCCGCTGTGGTTTGCGCTCACCGCCGGGCTGCTGATCGGCGCGGCCCAGGCCGGCACCACCTATGCGGTGATCTTCGGCGTGCTGGGGCGGCAGATTCCTGCCGAGCGCCGCTCCTGGGCCATGGGCGTGATAGCGGCCACGGGCTCCTTCGGCCAGTTCTTCATGGTGCCCGTGGAGGGCGCACTGATCGCGCAGATCGGCTGGTCGAACGCGCTGGTCGTGCTGGCCATGCTGGTGCTGATGATCGTGCCGCTGGCCTTCGGCCTGCGCGAGCCCGGCTTTGCCGGCAGCCGGAGCGCGGCCCCGCGCCAGCAGAGCGTGGCCCAGGCGGCGGCCGAGGCGCTGCGCACACCCAGCTTCCTGCTGCTCACGGCGGGCTACTTCGTCTGCGGCTTCCAGGTCATGTTCATCGGCGTGCACATGCCCAGCTACCTCAAGGACTACGGCCTCGCGCCGCAGGTGGCGAGCTACTCGCTGGCGCTGGTCGGACTGTTCAATATCTTCGGCACCTATCTGGCGGGCAACCTGGGGCAGCATTTCCCCAAGCGCTACCTGCTGGCGGGCATCTATTCCCTGCGCTCGGTGGTGACGGTGGCCTTCCTGCTGGCGCCGCTGTCGCCCTGGACGGTCTATGCTTTTTCCGCAGCCATGGGTTTCCTGTGGCTGTCCACGGTGCCGCTGACCAACGCCACGGTGGCGCAGCTCTTCGGCGTGCAGCACCTGTCCATGCTGGGAGGCTTCGTGTTCTTCAGCCACCAGGTCGGCAGCTTCCTGGGCGTCTGGCTGGGCGGCTATCTCTACGACCGCAGCGGCAGCTATGACATCGTGTGGTATCTGTCGATCGCGCTGGGCATCTTTGCGGCGCTGGTCAACCTGCCGATCCGGGAAGCGCCTGTGCAGCGCCAGCCGGTGGCGGCCTGA
- a CDS encoding class I SAM-dependent methyltransferase, which produces MFHTPSPWIQRFTHLVPAGGTVLDVACGHGRHLHWFAEHGHPGLGIDRSQEALAALPASAQRLCADIENGAWPLPGTQFDAVVVTNYLWRALLPTLVASVAPGGVLLYETFAAGNARFGKPSRPDFLLQPGELLHACAGELQVVAYEDGFLDNPPRCVQRIAARRPLPGSEAPAAL; this is translated from the coding sequence ATGTTCCACACCCCCTCCCCCTGGATCCAACGCTTCACCCATCTGGTCCCCGCGGGCGGCACCGTGCTCGATGTAGCCTGTGGACATGGCCGCCATCTGCACTGGTTTGCCGAGCACGGCCATCCGGGCCTAGGAATCGACCGCTCGCAGGAAGCGCTGGCCGCGCTGCCCGCATCGGCGCAGCGGCTGTGCGCCGACATCGAAAACGGCGCCTGGCCGCTGCCGGGCACGCAGTTCGACGCGGTCGTGGTCACGAACTACCTGTGGCGCGCGCTGCTGCCCACGCTGGTGGCGAGCGTCGCACCCGGTGGCGTGCTGCTCTACGAAACCTTTGCCGCGGGCAACGCGCGTTTCGGCAAGCCCTCGCGCCCGGACTTCCTGCTGCAGCCGGGCGAGCTCCTGCACGCCTGCGCGGGCGAGTTGCAAGTCGTTGCCTATGAAGATGGATTTCTCGACAATCCCCCCCGCTGCGTGCAGCGCATTGCGGCGCGGCGCCCGCTGCCGGGCAGCGAGGCCCCTGCGGCGCTCTGA